The Streptomyces sp. NBC_00569 genomic sequence ACCGAAGGCGTCATCCCGAGCCGCGAGCTCTCGATCAAGCACGACGTCGACCCGAACGAGGTCGTCAAGGTCGGCGACGAGATCGAGGCCCTGGTTCTCCAGAAGGAGGACAAGGAAGGCCGCCTGATCCTGTCCAAGAAGCGCGCTCAGTACGAGCGTGCCTGGGGCACGATCGAGAAGATCAAGGAAGAAGACGGCATCGTCACCGGTACCGTCATCGAGGTCGTCAAGGGTGGTCTCATCCTCGACATCGGCCTCCGCGGCTTCCTGCCGGCCTCCCTCGTCGAGATGCGCCGCGTCCGCGACCTCCAGCCCTACGTGGGCAAGGAGCTCGAGGCCAAGATCATCGAGCTGGACAAGAACCGCAACAACGTGGTCCTGTCCCGCCGTGCCTGGCTCGAGCAGACCCAGTCCGAGGTCCGCCAGACGTTCCTCACGACCCTCCAGAAGGGTCAGGTCCGCTCCGGCGTCGTTTCCTCGATCGTCAACTTCGGTGCCTTCGTGGACCTGGGTGGCGTCGACGGTCTCGTGCACGTCTCCGAGCTGTCCTGGAAGCACATCGACCACCCGTCCGAGGTTGTCGAGGTCGGCCAGGAAGTCACCGTCGAGGTTCTCGACGTCGACATGGACCGCGAGCGTGTCTCCCTGTCGCTGAAGGCGACGCAGGAAGACCCGTGGCAGCAGTTCGCCCGTACGCACCAGATCGGCCAGGTCGTCCCCGGCAAGGTCACGAAGCTGGTTCCGTTCGGCGCGTTCGTCCGCGTGGACGAGGGCATCGAGGGTCTGGTCCACATCTCCGAGCTGGCCGAGCGCCACGTGGAGATCCCGGAGCAGGTCGTCCAGGTCAACGACGAGATCTTCGTCAAGGTCATCGACATCGACCTCGAGCGTCGCCGCATCAGCCTCTCGCTGAAGCAGGCCAACGAGGCCTTCGGTGCCGACCCGTCGACGGTCGAGTTCGACCCGACCCTGTACGGCATGGCCGCGTCTTACGACGACCAGGGCAACTACATCTACCCCGAGGGCTTCGACCCCGAGACCAACGACTGGCTCGAGGGCTACGAGACCCAGCGCGAGGCCTGGGAGACCCAGTACGCCGAGGCGCAGCAGCGCTTCGAGCAGCACCAGGCTCAGGTCATCAAGTCCCGCGAGGCCGACGCCCAGGCCGAGGCCGAGGGTGCTGCCGCTCCGGCCGGCGCCCCGGCTGCGTCCGGTGGCGGCGGTTCGTACTCCTCGGAGTCGGACGACAACTCCGGCGCGCTCGCTTCGGACGAGGCGCTCGCTGCGCTCCGTGAGAAGCTGGCCGGTGGTCAGAGCTGATCTGAACCCTCCGGGGTTCGGTAAGTAGTTGAGCGGGCTCGCACCCTTGGGGTGCGGGCCCGCTTCTCTGTGTCCGCCGACGCCTCCTACTCGGTGACCGGTACGTTCGTCAGGCCCTTGCCGCCCGTCACCGTGTTGTCGGCGTACACCGTCGTTTCGCAGCTTCCGCCGGCGTTCGTCACGTTGATCGCCAGTTGCTTGTCGCCGGTCGCGCCGCGCAGGTCCGACGTGTTGGAGCGGAAAACAGTGCCGCAGCCCCAACCGGACTGCTGGGTGTGGGTCTCGTAGCCGTTGTTCGTGGTGGCGCTGCCCCTGTTGTTCTCGACCAGGACGTCATTGCCCTTCACGTCGACCCACGAGTCGTCGAAGTTGGCTCCGGTCAGGCCGCTGCCGTCGAACGTGTTGCCGACGATCCGCGCGCCCGTTGTGCCCTCCTTGATGTCGACGTTCTCGCCGCCGACGTCCGGGCCGATCGTGTTGCCGGTGATCTGGATGCGGTCGCTCTTGTCGGAGGTTCCGCCGGCCGTGCCGACGTAGACGCCCTCGCCCATGCCGCGGCCGTCGTTGCCGGTGTCGTAGATCCGCGAGTTCTTGATCGTCCCGTCCGTGCTGGAGTTGCGGAAGTGGACGCCCTCCATGTCGAGCCCGCGGACGGTGACCGTGTCGACGACGACCCCCTTCGCCGAGTCGATCATGACGCCCTTCTGGCCGCCGGTGACGGTGATGCCCTGGACCGTCCAGTACGAGGCGCCGTTCAGATGCAGGCCGTAACCGCCGCCCGCCGTGAGGACCGCCTTCGCGGAGCCGGTCAGGGTGATGCGCGAGCCGGAGCTCGCGGCGATAGAGGTCTTGAAGTTGCCCATGTACGTGCCGTCGGCGAGATGGATCGTGTCGCCGGGCGCGGCCGCCGTGAGCGCCGACTTGAGCTGGGCCGCGGTGGAGACCTCGATGACCTCAGCGGGTGCGG encodes the following:
- the rpsA gene encoding 30S ribosomal protein S1, which codes for MTSSTETTATTPQVAVNDIGNEEAFLAAIDETIKYFNDGDIVDGVIVKVDRDEVLLDIGYKTEGVIPSRELSIKHDVDPNEVVKVGDEIEALVLQKEDKEGRLILSKKRAQYERAWGTIEKIKEEDGIVTGTVIEVVKGGLILDIGLRGFLPASLVEMRRVRDLQPYVGKELEAKIIELDKNRNNVVLSRRAWLEQTQSEVRQTFLTTLQKGQVRSGVVSSIVNFGAFVDLGGVDGLVHVSELSWKHIDHPSEVVEVGQEVTVEVLDVDMDRERVSLSLKATQEDPWQQFARTHQIGQVVPGKVTKLVPFGAFVRVDEGIEGLVHISELAERHVEIPEQVVQVNDEIFVKVIDIDLERRRISLSLKQANEAFGADPSTVEFDPTLYGMAASYDDQGNYIYPEGFDPETNDWLEGYETQREAWETQYAEAQQRFEQHQAQVIKSREADAQAEAEGAAAPAGAPAASGGGGSYSSESDDNSGALASDEALAALREKLAGGQS
- a CDS encoding right-handed parallel beta-helix repeat-containing protein, encoding MRMRSTLLPALTASALVAGAATALATPAAAPAEVIEVSTAAQLKSALTAAAPGDTIHLADGTYMGNFKTSIAASSGSRITLTGSAKAVLTAGGGYGLHLNGASYWTVQGITVTGGQKGVMIDSAKGVVVDTVTVRGLDMEGVHFRNSSTDGTIKNSRIYDTGNDGRGMGEGVYVGTAGGTSDKSDRIQITGNTIGPDVGGENVDIKEGTTGARIVGNTFDGSGLTGANFDDSWVDVKGNDVLVENNRGSATTNNGYETHTQQSGWGCGTVFRSNTSDLRGATGDKQLAINVTNAGGSCETTVYADNTVTGGKGLTNVPVTE